The DNA window GACATAGAGCCACAGGGCACACTCGTCGGGACTGACGCCAAACACCGCACCGCAGCCGGCCGCATCACGCTCATGGCCTTGAACTTCAACGAATTGATGGCCGACCCGCAGGCGTTCGACCGGTTCCTGACGGCGAAGAATCAGGGCCGCACCGATGCGGACACGGAACGGATGATCCGTGCACTTCCCGGCATCCGCCTGGAGACGAAAGAGGCGGTGACGATGCGCTTTGAATAACGGCGGTCGCTCCTGACCGCAGCGGTCTCGCGGCAGGAGCATCCTCACGCACATCCTTCCAACGAACGAGTCTTCTCTCATGATCATTCGTCGCCTCCTCTCCCTCTTCGGATTCGTGCTCGCCCTCGGGGTGCTGGCAAGCTGTGGACTCTTCTCCGACCCGACCGGGACGCTGCACGTCGCTACGACCACCACTGGCGACACGCTGGACCCGAACGGATACACCGTCACGATGGCCGAGATCGATACCACCTCGGAAGCGGCCGGCGTTCAGGACACCGTCACGGTCGCGTCCACGGGAACGGTCGCGTTCGGGAACCTCCCCGTAGCCGAGTACGAGATTGCCCTCTCCGGCATCCAGACCAACTGCACCCCGCGAGACGGCACCCCGCAGCGGGTGTCCGTGTCCGCCGACGACACGACCGAAGCGACGTTCGCCGTGACCTGCGCACCGGCCTTGCTCGACCGCATCGTGTTCACCTCCGAGCGCGAGGGGGAGGCACCCGACCGAAATCCAGAAATCTACGCGATTCGCCCGGACGGCACCGGGCTGCGCCGCCTCACCCACAACGCCGACGGATGGACGACCGACCGCGATGGAAAGCCGGTCGTGTCCCCCCGTGGGCGGCGGGTTGCCTTCATCTCCCACCGCGACAACGACCGGGAGATCTACACGGTGACCCCGAACGGGAAAACGACTGCCCGAATCACGCACAACGACTGGGGCGGAGCCACGCGGGCTTGGGACCACAATCCGGCGTTCGTCCCGACGGGCTCGACGATGGTGTACGACTCCCACCGCCGACGCGCGGACGGGCTGGGGAGCACCAGTGCTCTCTATAAGATCTCCCTGTACGGAGGCGAGCCAACGGCTCTCACCAGTAGCCCGCCGGCGGCCCAAAACCCCGCCGTCTCGCCCGACGGCGACATGATCGCCTACGAGACCTACCGGAGCGGGAACCACGACCTTTCCGTGATGAACGCCGACGGGTCGCAGTCCCGACGACTGACCAAGCACGAGGCGAACGATCGGGCCCCCGTGTGGTCGCCGGACGGGCGCGAGATCGTCTTCGTCTCGGAGCGGAACGGTAATTCGGACCTCTACGCGGTGACCCCGGACGGAAGCGGGCTAACACCGCTCACGACGCACGACGCGGCTGATTCCGAACCGACCTACTGCCCCGGTGGAGGGCCCGTCGTGTTTACCTCGCGGCGGGACGGCAACACCAACCTTTATGCCTTGAACCCGGACGACAGAGATCAGGCCCCGACCCCGCTCACCGACCACGAAGCCGCCGACGGATCGCCGATCTGCTCGCCGGACGGGGAGCGGGTCGCCTTCGTGTCCCGGCGAGACGGCAACGCCGAGATCTATACCGTCGCGACGGACGGAACCGGCCGGACCCGCGTCACCGAGCACCCCGCCACCGACGAGGATCCCCACTGGAGCCCGGTCCGCTGACGCCCCCGTTTGGGCGAGGATTTACGCTTCAGCCGCTCGTTCGCTCCACCACTTCAGGAACACAATCATGATCTCCATTCCCCGACCCCTCCCCTATGCCGCCGCTCTCTTCCTGCTGGCGTTCCCCGCCTGCACGCAGGTAGAACAGGCCGCCCGCGAGGCGGCGGAAGACGTCACGCAGGCCACCGATGAGCCTGCTCCTGCTCAGGATGTGGACGCCACCGCCGTGGGCGAGATTGGCCTGATCGAGGCTCCCGTTTCGGTGGTGCCCAACAGTTCGCTGGAGAGCGACGAGCAGATCTACGTCTTTCGCGAGCACCCACGAATCACACTCGATGCCCCGCTGGAGGTAGACGGCTATCTGCCCAACTCCTACGACGGCTCTGGCGACCTGGTGCAGCGCCGGCTGCCCGCCGGTACCGAGGTGCGCAGCTACTTTTTGCACTTCGACCCCGCAAGTGGCTCTTCCGGGAGCGCCGTTCAGAAGACGGGCCGCCTAATCTTTCCGGAGACGATCGTGGCCGTCATTGCAGAGAGCGAGTACCTTGACGCCAGCGATGGCCCCCTGGGGCACGCCGACGTCCGATACCCCAACCCCGGCACAAAGCGCGCTCCTGAGGGCAGCGCCGATCATTTCAGCATCGGCGCCGACCGGCGCACGCTTCGGATCGACTTCAAAACCTGGAGTGTGGCCGACCAGATGCGCATTCTCACGGAGGCGCCATAGCTCTTCCCTCGTGGATTGTTCACCCGCCATATCGCACTTCTATTTGCCATTTCTCTCGACCGTGTCATGACCTACGTCCGCTACGCTCTTTGCTTCGTCGTTTTCATCCTCGTGGCTCATCCGAGTTCTGCGCAAGTGCCGCAGGAGAGACTCAGTACGTCCCTTGACATGAACGCCGGACTGGGCTGGTCCGTCGCTCTCAACGGCGACGGCTCGCTAGCCCTGCTTGGCGCGGCCGGCGAAACGGAGGCCTACGTCTTCACCAAGACGGCCTCAGGAACGTGGACCCGAGAAGCCACCCTGTATCGTCCCGGTTCGTCGAGTTTTACCTTTTTCGGAAACGATGTGGCCCTTAATGCCGACGGCACTGTCGCTCTCATTGCCGATTACTACACCGAGGTCGACGGCAACAGCCAGGAGGGGAAGGTCTTTGTCTTCGCTAAAAGCGGGGGGACCTGGAGCTACACGACCACTCTTACCGCCTCTGTCGGCGAGCGCCTCGACCAGTTCGGCCGGTCGGTCGCGCTCAGTGCCGACGGGTCGACCGCTCTCATCGGCGCCTCGCGCGACGATTTCGACGGCACCGACAACCAGGGGACTGCACGGGTCTTTACCCGAGATGCGGTCGGCTCCTGGTCCCAACAGGAGATCCTCCTTGCTTCCGACGGCACCGATGGCGACTACTTCGGCAGTGCCGTCGCCCTTGGCGACGATGGCAAAACGGCCCTTGTCGGGGCCAAGGGCCATGACGTCAACACCAATTATGGACAAGGAAGCGCATACGTCTTTGGCACGGACGGTACGGGCACTTGGAGCCAGAAGGACAAACTCCTCACCGCCGATGGAGAAGGGGGCGACGTCTTTGGGGGCAGCGTCGCCCTAAATGCGGACGCCACGACGGCGCTCGTCGGAGCAATGGGCGATGACGTGGACAACGACCCTCAGGGAAGCGCCTACGTCTTTGCCCGGAACGGGCCGGCCTCCTGGTCCCAGCAGGACAAGCTTGTTGCTACGGACGGCAACGAAGACGACGAGTTCGGGGAATCCGTTGCGCTCGATGCCTCCGGCACAACGGCGCTCGTCGGGGCCCGGAAGCACGATGTCACCGGCGGTTCAGACGAGCAGGGGAGTGCTTATACGTTTGCCGGGAACGGAGCCGGCAGCTGGACCCAGCAACGTCAGCTTACGGCCTTCGACGGTGCTGACGACGACGAGTTTGGGAATGACGTTGCCCTCAGCAACGACGGAACCGCAGCACTCGTCGGGGCGGACGGAAACAATCTCAAAAACGACAATCAAGGAAGCGCCTACGTCATCAATTGGCCGACCGCACAGGCCTGTACTCAGAAGTCGATCTCGACTGATAAACGCGTGGACTTCGATCCGACCGGCGCGGCGATTGTCTTCTCCGGCGTGAATAAATCGGGCGCCGTTACCGTGTGCGACATTGAGAATTCCCCGAACGGGACAGACAACATCTCACAGAGCAATGTCAGTTCCTACCGGTTCGTCGTCGACGCCGCGAACAGCCTCGATTTTACCTCCGCCGAGGTTCGATTCGCAGTCAACGACCTCGACGGAATCTCGACGCCGAGCGAGGTGACCATCTACAAGCGCTCCCCCGCAGGCGTTGGGGACTTCTCGCCGCTTCTCCCCACAGAGGTCGACGCGAACGGCACGTCCTCCATTGCGGACGACGAGATTTACGCCTCAACGTCGGACTTCAGCGAGTTTGTCTTTGCCAGCAATAGCCAGTCACTGCCGGTTGAACTCGTCGGCTTCCGTGCCCACCAAGTTGGGGAGGGAACGGTCACACTCTCCTGGCAGACTGCCTCTGAAACCAACAATGCAGGCTTTCGAATCCAGCACCAAGGTGGGTCGTCGGAGGATCGGGGAGGCAACACGTGGGAAACTGTGGCCCGCCGAGACGGAGCTGGCACCACCGTACAGCCCCAATCTTACCAGTTTACGGCAAAAGACCTTTCGGTCGGCACCCATCAGTTTCGCCTCAAACAGGTTGACTACGACGGCACAACGCACGTTCACCGGCCGACAACCGTGCGGGTCGGGACGGAGAAGACTCTTCAGCTCAGCACACCCGCCCCGAACCCAGCCCAAAAGCATACCATCCTGTCGTTGGCAGGAACGGTGAACGCAAAGGCAACCCTAACGGTCTATAACACGATCGGACAACGCGTGAAAACAGTCTTTGAAGGACGGCTGACTGGGGGAGGTCGGGAGCGAGTGCGCTTCGACACCACTGACCTCTCAGCCGGGCTGTATCTGCTACGACTTACCGCGGGTGGACACACCCAAACGGAGCGCCTCACGGTCGTACGGTAACGATTTCTCCGCGTTACCGGGCCCGCTCCACAATACGTCGCGGTATGACCGTCCACTGTGTAATACCGTCAGGCAGGAGGTAAACCCCTCTCATATCGTCGGCACCGTTAAGGAGGGCACCAGAAGCGCCGTGGGATTCCAACGGCGCTACGGACGCCTGCTTCTTACCGGAATAGAGCTCCCGGAGTTGGTATAAGGGGAAGTCCAGTGGGGGGGCGGCTGAATGGAGGAAAGGACCCATTCCAGTCCGGAAAATCGCCCTGCTGTTTCTCTTTGAGAGGCTCATCGCCCGACGCCTTCGTCGGTCCCGAAAAAGGCTTCCAACTCCGCTTCTTTTGTCCCCGCTGTGATGAGGATGATGTGATCGCCTGCGCGAAGCGGTCGGTCGTCGTCCGGGAGTTTCGTGAGATCGCGGCCGGGGGCATTCGGCGTGGCGCGGCCGATCCCGATCGGCACGCAGTTGAGTTGTGCCTTCAGGTCCCAGAACAAGTCTCCCCAGGTTTGCCCCACGTACTCGTTGGAGTTGAGGAGTTCATACTGCTGGATATCGTGCTCCTCGTCGTTTCCGTTGGCGGCGGAGAGCAGATCGGACGTGTATCGGGCAACCTCGGGCTCAAACAGGTGGCCAGCCGTGAGTTTGGACGCAAGGTTGCGGGTGGAGACCGCATACGTGACCCCCGCTGCGTAAAAGGTGTCTTCGAGCTCCGGATTGTTGAGGACGACGTCGAACTCGAGATCGTCGTAGAGGCCTTTCAGATTGAGGATGGCCACCAGGCTGTCTTCCTCACTATCGAGGTTCACGAACACCTTGAACGACTTTTCGATGTTGACCGTGTCGAAGGTTGACCAGTCGTTCAAGTCGGAAAGGTGGACCTGCACGTTTGCCGGGGCAAAGGTTTCCTGAATAACCTCCCGCGCGTCGGTTTGCTGGGTGATGATGGCCACCTTTTTATCGGCGAGGACCAGTTGCCGCGTGATCCGGTGGGCAAGGGCGTCCCATCCCAGAATGACGACGTGGTTTTCGAAATTGGTGGACGAGTCGGACATGGCAGAATCGGGTCCAGTGAAGAGAGGCCTGCAGAAGCGAGAAGGGCCGGAGGGAGGCGGGGCGGAATTGACATTCCGAATTCCACGCACCCATACCCACATTCATCCGGTGCCACCCAGCGACAAATTCCACTCGTTCTGCAGGGGAGTGATGTCAGCCCCGCTGGCGATCAGTACCAGAATGTCCCCCGCATTCAGCGGCACATCATCCGCCGGCAGTTTCAGTAGGGTGCGTTCCTCGCCGTCGGCCTTGCTGACCCCAATCGGCACGACACTGCGGGTCTCGTAGAGGGTGCGGAAGAGCTCGCCGTAGTTCATTTGCTCAATTGGACTTCCGGGCTGAACGGTGTACTGTTGAATGTCGTGATCGCTATTGTCTCGGGCCGTCGTGATGAGGTCCTGTGCGAACGCCGCGACGTCAGGCTCAAAGATGACGCTAGCGATGAGGTGGGCGGCATTGGCGTCGGACGACACGGCCTTGGCGACCCCGGCATTCTGAAAGGTTTCGCGGAGCTCTTCGTTTTGGGCCGCCACGACGAATTCCACGTCGGGGAACGACTTGCGGAGATTGAGCAGGTGGATGAGCGTGTCGGTATCCGACTCGATGTTGAGGAGCGCCCGGTCGGCCTGCCGCAGGTTGATTCGGTTGAGGAGCGTCTGATCCTCGAAGTCGGCGTGGAGAGGGAAGACGGCGTCCGAGAACCGGTCGTGGATGGTGTCGATGTGGTCGCGGTTCGGCGTGACAATCACAATCTGGCGTCCCAACACTCGCACCTGCTCCGCAATGCGCTCGGTAGAGGGATTCCAGCCGAAAATGACGATGTGTCCCGTCGCGTCGGTTCCGTGGTGCCCAAGGCGACGGTGTTCGCGGTAGCTCGTAAAGAGGTCGGCGATCTTTCCGATGAGCACGCCCAGTACGCCCAGGCTACTGAGGACGAAAATCGCCCCGACGATCTGCCCGGGGGCCGAGACGGGATAGTAGTCGCCGTACCCGACGGTCGTGAGGGTGACGAGGGCATACCAGAGCGTGTCGCCCACATTCTGAATGTTAGCGGCTTCTGGCGCGTACGCCTGCTCGATCGAAGGCAGCGCAAACACACCGACCAGAAGAAGGGTGCCGAGGACAGCACCGAGCCACTTTGTGACGTTTCGCATGGCGGGGACCCAATGGGAGAGGCGTCAGAGGGGAAGGGACGAAGGAGGGCACGGTGGGACCGAGACGGCCGAATGCGAGCTCGGACGGAGGCGCCCCCGGCTACGTGGAGCCGTACGCCGAGCGGAGGACGGTCGAAGCTTCGTTCACCTCCGCCATCGACACGTCCCGGTGCGTGGTCGCACGGATGGTTGTAGGGCCGAACGGGGTTAGGTGCACGCCGTGGTCTTCCATCGTGTCGACGACCGAGGCGGCCGTTCCATCCACCACCTCAAAAATAACAATGTTGGTCTCCACACGATCAAGGTCGATCTCAAAAGAGGGGAGATCGGCAATCGTCTCTGCGAGGTGTTGGGCTTTTGCGTGGTCGTCGGACAGGTGGGGGCGGTGGTGGTCCAAGGCATAGAGCCCGGCGGCGGCCAGGATGCCGGCCTGCCGCATGCCGCCGCCGAATCGTTTTCGGGTTTGGCGGGCCTCGTCGATCAATGGCTGTGGACCGGCGACGACCGATCCGGCGGGGGCCCCGAGCCCTTTCGACAGCGCGACCCACGTGAGGTCGAAAGGAGCGGCATAGGCTCGCTCCGGTACGTCATGGGCAGCGGACGCGTTCCAGAGGCGGGCCCCGTCGAGGTGGAGGTGCAGATCGTTCTCTCGGGCCGTTTGTGCAATGGCCTCGATGCGATCGAGCGGGTACACCACGCCCCCGGCTTGGTTGGCCGTGTTCTCGACCGAGACGACGCGCGTCGGGGGAAAGACCTCTCCGGCAGGGCGAATGGCGGCCGTAATCTGCTCTGGTTCAAGGAGCCCCTCGTTGCCCTCGACGGGGTGGAGTTGAATGCCGGAGAGCAGCCCGGCAGCCCCGCTTTCGTAGTTGAAAATGTGCGCCCCACGCTCCAGAAGAATTTCGTCGCCGGGATCCGTGAGCACGTGTAGGCAGATTTGATTCGCCATCGTGCCGGACGGGACGAAGAGAGCCGCCTCTGTCCCCAGCCGGTCGGCAATGCGTTCCTGAAGACGGTTTACGGTTGGGTCCTCACCGTACACATCATCCCCCACCTCGGCCTCATACATGGCCGTACGCATGCCTTCGGAGGGGGTCGTAACAGTGTCGCTGCGAAGATCGATCATGAGCAAAGAAGAAGGGGAGGGACGAGCATCAGTGAGGGGGACGGGGAATCACAGCGGCAGGGGCGGTAGGTTTTCCAGGCGGCCCAGGATGATCCGTTGGTACCATCCCACCGTTTCGGGACGGCGGACGCGCGGATTTGGAATGCAGGCGGCGAGCGCGGCCGCCTGATACCGGTTCAGGTGCCGGGCAGAGATGCCGTAGTGATATTGGGCAGCAGCCTCGGCTCCATACACTCCCGGTCCCCACTCAATCACGTTCAGGTAGAGCTCCAGGATGCGCCGCTTCGAGAGCAGGAGCTCCGCCGCATACGTTAGCGGTACCTCCAACGCTTTGCGAACGTAGGTGCTGTGAGTGGTGAGGAAGAGGTTTTTCACGAGCTGCTGCGTGATGGTAGAGGCGCCCCGAAGGTCTTCTCCCTCTCGGTATTCCTCCACGGCCTCGCCGACCGCTTCCCAGTCAATGCCGTTGTGCTCAAAGAACCGGCTGTCCTCGCCTGCTACGGCGGAGCGCAGAAGGGACCGGTCCACGGCCGTGAGCGGGACCGGCGTGTACGTGCGAGAGGATTCGGTTCCCGAAAGGGTCGCTTCGAGACTCCGTTGCAGTTGCACGCCCGTGATGGGAGGAAATACAGCCGCGTATACCGCAAGGGCCAACACACATCCCCCGAGATAGGTGGCCAACAGGGAGATGGCCATCGTCACGCCGACCCGGCCCGCTCGGCCGAGCCGGGTGCTCCACACGGAGAGGGAATGCCCCGCGAGGCGGTAGTCACCGAAATCGGAGAACGAGGGCAGCGGCATGGAGCGCACCCATGGTCAAGACGGACCGGCTACCGGGAAATGTCGGTAATTTTGAAGTGCACGGTGCCGGCCGGGACGTCAATTTCCACCTCATCTCCTTCTTCCTGGCCCAGGAGTCCCTGGCCGATGGGGCTTTCGATTGAAATTTTGCCCTCCGACACGTCGGCTTCTTGCTCCGAGACGAGCGTGAACATCTGCTCGTCCCCAGTGTCGACATTCTCAACGGTTACCTTTGACAGGATGTAGGCCTTGCTGTCGTCGACCGTAGATTCATCGACGATCCGGGCCCGAGCGATGGTGTCTTCGATTTCAGCGATGCGGGCCTCCAGCTTTCCCTGTTCTTCCTTTGCGGCATCGTACTCTGCATTCTCGGAGAGATCGCCTTTCGCCCGTGCCTCGGCAATCTCGTCGGCGATGCGCGAGCGTTCTTCGGTGCGGAGGCGGTGGAGCTCTTCTTTGAGTTCTTCGAGCCCCTCTTCAGTCATGTAAACGGTCTTGTCGTCAGCCATACTGCTAGGGTCCGGTGAAACGTCATAGCGACATTGGATTGGCGCCCGAGTGGTTGTGCACGGCAGTGCACTCTGTCCCTACGGATGTGCAGGACCACTCGTACCAAAAAAAGGAACGCCACAGCCTGTCGGCGGCGGCGTTGAGTAGAGAAGTCTCCAAAAGCGGTCTCACATATTCGGGTAGCAGAGAAAAAGGTTCCGATTCTCCCGTTACTCGTTCGGAATAGGGGGTGGGGCGGAGAAGGAGGCGACCGGTATGGGGCTCATTACCAGCCGACCGGCGCAGTGTCGGACGAAGAGCGGGAGGCATTCGGAGAAGACGAAGCGTCCGATCCCGAGAAGCGAAGCAGGCGACGAGCGTGCCACCAGTGCTCAGACCAGTACGACCGGTCCAGCGGGGAGACCCGAACGCCGTCGCTCGAGGAGGCGTGCAGGAAATCGCCGTCGGAGAGATAGATCCCAACGTGCCGTTTTTTTGGGGCCGTACGAAAGAACAGCAAATCGCCGGGCTTTAGGGCCGAACGGGAGACGACGCGCCCTACGCGGGCCTGCTCTTTCGTGGTGCGGGGCACCGACAACTGGAATTTGTCGGCAAAGACCGACTGGACGAGGCCTGAGCAGTCGACCCCCTTTGTGGAGGCACCGCCCCATTCATGGGTCGTTCCTTGCCACTCCGCAGCGGCGGATCGAAGACGATCTTCTGCAGTCGAGGGAGACCAGGTCTGCGTCGTTTGTCCCTGTTGCGTCGAGGGGGGGCGGGACGAAGTGCATCCCACGAGTAGCAGACCGGCCCCCAGAACGAGAGGGACAAGGAAGAAAAGCGGTGCAGTTCGGTCCAAAGCACGAGTCATTGCGAGGAGCCGTCTCGGAGGAGAAGACGCAAACGATAACGTATGGAAGGACGCCCTTGATTGCCACTTTGGCACATGCGCAGAGAGGAAGCGGAGGATCACCGATCCCGTTCTGTCGTTGGACACATACTCAAAACGAAGTCAATCGTTTGTCCTTCTGAAAGCCGCTTTGCCCCCTGTTATGCCGTACCCGAAAGCGATGGTCGACCCGATGCGTGAAGAACTGACCCGACTCGGGGTCGAGGAGTTGCGAACCGCCGAAGAGGTAGACGATGCGTTTGAGGACGCCGACGACACGATGCTCCTCGTCATCAACTCCGTTTGTGGCTGTGCCGCCGGCAATGCGCGGCCGGCCGTGGCCATGGCCCGTGAGGCCGACGTGCAGCCTGACCGCTACGTGACGGTCTTTGCGGGACAGGACGAAGAAGCGACCGCGCAGGTTCGCGACCAGTATCTGGCGGGCATTCCGCCGTCGTCGCCCTTTCTTGCGCTTTTCCGTGACGGACAGCCCGTCTATGTCGTGGAGCGCAAGCACATTGAGGGCCGAAGTGCTAACGCCATCGCGGCGGATCTCGTGGAGGCCTTTGAGGCCTACTGCACCGACGAAGAGCCGCCGTCGGATGCTCCCACGCGTCCCGATACGGGCTCGGCCGATTCGGGCAACGGGCTTCCTTCAACCTTTCAGTCTATCAACTGACAACTGCTTGAGGTTCTGACGTCCTGTCGGGCGAGTCTGGTCATCGCAGCCGGACTCGCCCGATTTGTGTTTGAGGTCGACTCAATTCTCAGTTCCCCCGCCATGTCCCGTTCTTCGTTGTTCTCACAAAAGCACTCGAATTGGGCCAGGGGGACATCACGGGGAGTGGGGAGGAAGGAGCGGGGGCAGGTGCCCGGGTCGCCCGAGTCAGGCTCGGGCAAAAGAACGGGCGTCTCCGTTCTGATGTGGGGGCTTCGTCGGATCGTGTGGCCGCTTTTCAAGTGGGGGACCATCGTTTTCTTCCCGTTTCTGGTTCTG is part of the Salinibacter sp. 10B genome and encodes:
- a CDS encoding LpqB family beta-propeller domain-containing protein — protein: MIIRRLLSLFGFVLALGVLASCGLFSDPTGTLHVATTTTGDTLDPNGYTVTMAEIDTTSEAAGVQDTVTVASTGTVAFGNLPVAEYEIALSGIQTNCTPRDGTPQRVSVSADDTTEATFAVTCAPALLDRIVFTSEREGEAPDRNPEIYAIRPDGTGLRRLTHNADGWTTDRDGKPVVSPRGRRVAFISHRDNDREIYTVTPNGKTTARITHNDWGGATRAWDHNPAFVPTGSTMVYDSHRRRADGLGSTSALYKISLYGGEPTALTSSPPAAQNPAVSPDGDMIAYETYRSGNHDLSVMNADGSQSRRLTKHEANDRAPVWSPDGREIVFVSERNGNSDLYAVTPDGSGLTPLTTHDAADSEPTYCPGGGPVVFTSRRDGNTNLYALNPDDRDQAPTPLTDHEAADGSPICSPDGERVAFVSRRDGNAEIYTVATDGTGRTRVTEHPATDEDPHWSPVR
- a CDS encoding T9SS type A sorting domain-containing protein produces the protein MTYVRYALCFVVFILVAHPSSAQVPQERLSTSLDMNAGLGWSVALNGDGSLALLGAAGETEAYVFTKTASGTWTREATLYRPGSSSFTFFGNDVALNADGTVALIADYYTEVDGNSQEGKVFVFAKSGGTWSYTTTLTASVGERLDQFGRSVALSADGSTALIGASRDDFDGTDNQGTARVFTRDAVGSWSQQEILLASDGTDGDYFGSAVALGDDGKTALVGAKGHDVNTNYGQGSAYVFGTDGTGTWSQKDKLLTADGEGGDVFGGSVALNADATTALVGAMGDDVDNDPQGSAYVFARNGPASWSQQDKLVATDGNEDDEFGESVALDASGTTALVGARKHDVTGGSDEQGSAYTFAGNGAGSWTQQRQLTAFDGADDDEFGNDVALSNDGTAALVGADGNNLKNDNQGSAYVINWPTAQACTQKSISTDKRVDFDPTGAAIVFSGVNKSGAVTVCDIENSPNGTDNISQSNVSSYRFVVDAANSLDFTSAEVRFAVNDLDGISTPSEVTIYKRSPAGVGDFSPLLPTEVDANGTSSIADDEIYASTSDFSEFVFASNSQSLPVELVGFRAHQVGEGTVTLSWQTASETNNAGFRIQHQGGSSEDRGGNTWETVARRDGAGTTVQPQSYQFTAKDLSVGTHQFRLKQVDYDGTTHVHRPTTVRVGTEKTLQLSTPAPNPAQKHTILSLAGTVNAKATLTVYNTIGQRVKTVFEGRLTGGGRERVRFDTTDLSAGLYLLRLTAGGHTQTERLTVVR
- a CDS encoding NAD-binding protein gives rise to the protein MSDSSTNFENHVVILGWDALAHRITRQLVLADKKVAIITQQTDAREVIQETFAPANVQVHLSDLNDWSTFDTVNIEKSFKVFVNLDSEEDSLVAILNLKGLYDDLEFDVVLNNPELEDTFYAAGVTYAVSTRNLASKLTAGHLFEPEVARYTSDLLSAANGNDEEHDIQQYELLNSNEYVGQTWGDLFWDLKAQLNCVPIGIGRATPNAPGRDLTKLPDDDRPLRAGDHIILITAGTKEAELEAFFGTDEGVGR
- a CDS encoding potassium channel family protein — encoded protein: MRNVTKWLGAVLGTLLLVGVFALPSIEQAYAPEAANIQNVGDTLWYALVTLTTVGYGDYYPVSAPGQIVGAIFVLSSLGVLGVLIGKIADLFTSYREHRRLGHHGTDATGHIVIFGWNPSTERIAEQVRVLGRQIVIVTPNRDHIDTIHDRFSDAVFPLHADFEDQTLLNRINLRQADRALLNIESDTDTLIHLLNLRKSFPDVEFVVAAQNEELRETFQNAGVAKAVSSDANAAHLIASVIFEPDVAAFAQDLITTARDNSDHDIQQYTVQPGSPIEQMNYGELFRTLYETRSVVPIGVSKADGEERTLLKLPADDVPLNAGDILVLIASGADITPLQNEWNLSLGGTG
- a CDS encoding GntG family PLP-dependent aldolase; amino-acid sequence: MLMIDLRSDTVTTPSEGMRTAMYEAEVGDDVYGEDPTVNRLQERIADRLGTEAALFVPSGTMANQICLHVLTDPGDEILLERGAHIFNYESGAAGLLSGIQLHPVEGNEGLLEPEQITAAIRPAGEVFPPTRVVSVENTANQAGGVVYPLDRIEAIAQTARENDLHLHLDGARLWNASAAHDVPERAYAAPFDLTWVALSKGLGAPAGSVVAGPQPLIDEARQTRKRFGGGMRQAGILAAAGLYALDHHRPHLSDDHAKAQHLAETIADLPSFEIDLDRVETNIVIFEVVDGTAASVVDTMEDHGVHLTPFGPTTIRATTHRDVSMAEVNEASTVLRSAYGST
- the mtgA gene encoding monofunctional biosynthetic peptidoglycan transglycosylase, translated to MPLPSFSDFGDYRLAGHSLSVWSTRLGRAGRVGVTMAISLLATYLGGCVLALAVYAAVFPPITGVQLQRSLEATLSGTESSRTYTPVPLTAVDRSLLRSAVAGEDSRFFEHNGIDWEAVGEAVEEYREGEDLRGASTITQQLVKNLFLTTHSTYVRKALEVPLTYAAELLLSKRRILELYLNVIEWGPGVYGAEAAAQYHYGISARHLNRYQAAALAACIPNPRVRRPETVGWYQRIILGRLENLPPLPL
- the greA gene encoding transcription elongation factor GreA — translated: MADDKTVYMTEEGLEELKEELHRLRTEERSRIADEIAEARAKGDLSENAEYDAAKEEQGKLEARIAEIEDTIARARIVDESTVDDSKAYILSKVTVENVDTGDEQMFTLVSEQEADVSEGKISIESPIGQGLLGQEEGDEVEIDVPAGTVHFKITDISR
- a CDS encoding NlpC/P60 family protein, with amino-acid sequence MTRALDRTAPLFFLVPLVLGAGLLLVGCTSSRPPSTQQGQTTQTWSPSTAEDRLRSAAAEWQGTTHEWGGASTKGVDCSGLVQSVFADKFQLSVPRTTKEQARVGRVVSRSALKPGDLLFFRTAPKKRHVGIYLSDGDFLHASSSDGVRVSPLDRSYWSEHWWHARRLLRFSGSDASSSPNASRSSSDTAPVGW
- a CDS encoding BrxA/BrxB family bacilliredoxin, with the translated sequence MPYPKAMVDPMREELTRLGVEELRTAEEVDDAFEDADDTMLLVINSVCGCAAGNARPAVAMAREADVQPDRYVTVFAGQDEEATAQVRDQYLAGIPPSSPFLALFRDGQPVYVVERKHIEGRSANAIAADLVEAFEAYCTDEEPPSDAPTRPDTGSADSGNGLPSTFQSIN